One Methanobacteriaceae archaeon genomic window, TATACAAGTAAAGGATTAGGAACTAATTCCTTTAGATTAAGAGTAAATTGTAAGCCTGAAATTACAATTATTACTCTAAAAACAAATAAAAAACAGGAAATCCTGATAAAATGAATCTCTACAGTTACATTAAAGCGGCTCCAAACTTAATACTATTTTTAATAGTGAATATGATAGTCATTATAGAAATGACTCAGTTATGTGGTGATTTTAAAATTGGTGATTGGGACAATGCATTTTTTATTGTCATAGCCATGAACATAGGATACACTCTCCTATGGCCTTTTTTTAGAAAATACTTTATGAAATTTATGGTCATGACATTTGGACTTGGAACCATACTTATTGACGGGATTATATTCTACATTGCATGTTTTTTTATCCCAGGAGTTTCTGTTGGTCCTTACGCAGCAATTGAAGTTCCAATCGTAATATCCCTTGCAACTACACTTGTTGCAAATATAACAAATACAAATCAATTTGACAAATACCTAAATAAAATCATTGAGCATATTCCTAAAAAAGAAAGTGAGCCTAAAAATCCTGGAGTCATAATGCTTGAAATAGACGGGCTTTCCATCAATATTCTAAAAAAAGCTATGGATAAAGGCTTAATGCCAACACTTAAAAGCTGGATTGACAATGATACTCATAATTTAAAAGGCTGGGAAACAGACCTATCATCTCAAACAGGAGCAAGCCAAGCTGGAATTTTACATGGGAATAATGAAAATATTGTAGCTTACAGATGGGTTGAAAAGGAAAATAATAATCAGATTGTTGTATCTGGGAAATTAAGCGGTGCTCCATTAGTAGAAAAAAGAATCAGTAACGGTGAGGGATTACTTGTTAATGGAATAAGTATCAGCAATATGTTTTCAGGAGACAGTAAAAGTGCACCATTAACCTCATCAAGATTAGGAAAAATAACAAATATCAACAATGAAACCTTAAATACTGTATTTTTAGATGCATATAACTTCCAGAGAATATTTGCAATGTTTATATGGGATATTTTGGTTGAGCTCAAATCTCAAGTCAAACATTACGTAAAAGATATTAAACCTCGTCTTAGACGTGGAATAGTTTATGCTGCAGTAAGAGCAGGAGCGAATGTTGTTCTTCGTGAAGTTGCAACAAATATCTTAACTGCAGAGATATTGAAAGGTGAAACAGACACAGTTTATTCTACTTTTATGGGATATGATGAAGTTGCTCACCACTCAGGAACTCAGGATGAAGATGTATGGCCCGTTTTAAGAAAAATTGACTTGCAAATCCAAAGAATAAATTCAATTATTGAAATGAGTGACAGAGAATATAAACTCGTTATTTTATCTGATCACGGACAAAGTAACGGTGCAACATTTAAGCAAAGATATGGAATAACACTTGGAAATTACGTTAGAAGCTTACTTCCTGATGACATAATGGTTTATAAAAATGAATACAATATTGACCACTTTAGAGATGCAATTATTGGTGAAAATAAACAGATTAAAACCATTAAACAAAAAATGGGAAGTTTACGTACTGATATTCTTGATGACAATACTTATGTCCAAAACGTTAGGGGAGGAATGGAAAATAGAAAACCCGCAATAATTTTTGAAAACGAAAGATATCTTAATTTGAAAAAAAGATATTCCAATAGCTTAGAATACATTACTGGACATGAAAGTACCCAGCAAAGTACAAAAAAGGCAAAAGATTCAGAATTAATTGTAATGGGATCTGGAAATCTTGGATTAATTTACTTAACACAGTGGAAACAACGCTTAACCTATGAAGAACTTGTTATGTTATTCCCTGAATTGATACCGGGACTTGTAAAACATCCAGGAATTGGATTTATCTTGGTAAATTCACTTACAAACGGTGGAATGGTTATTGGAGAAAACGGAATTTATTACTTGGAAAATGATAAAGTAGTAGGTGAAAATCCAATAGCTAAATTTGGTAAAAATGCTGCAAGACACCTTAAAAGACAAAATTCATTTGACAACATGCCAGATATTATGGTAAACAGTTTCTATGACGAGAAAACAGAAGAAGTATGTGCATTTGAAGAATTAATTGGAAACCATGGTGGACTTGGAGGAGACCAAACCAAACCATTCATTTTATATCCGTCTGAATGGGAGGACCCTGGAGAATTAATTGGTGCTTCATCAATACATCATTTCTTAAAAAGAGAAATCAACAATTTAAATCCAAAAAAGTAATCATTAATAATAATTTCAAATAAATAAGAAAGTATGGCTAGTGGAAAAATTTTTATTGTCGGAATTGGCCCTGGTGCTTCTGAATACTTAACTAAAAAAGCTATTGACACTGTAAAAACTAGTGATTACACTGTTGGAAGTACAAGAGCTATTGAATTATTTGATGATGTTCAAAATAAAATCGATTTTAATGTAAAAAATCTTCTTGATAAAATAGAAGAAGGTGTTCAATTAGCATGTGATGGAAATACCATATCAATCCTCTCAACTGGAGATCCTGGATTTTCAGGTGTTTTAAATACTGTTTTAAGAATTTCCAAAGAAAAAAATTTCCCAAAAGAAAACATTGAAGTTGTTCCAGGAATCAGTTCTCTACAGCTTGCAGCTGCAAAATGCCATATTCAATGGGACAGTGCCAATGTAATGACATTCCACGGAAGAGAAAACATAGAAGACATTTTACCAATTATAAACAATGGAAAAACAACAATTGCTCTTCCTTCAAGAAAAGTAAAGGACATGGCTCAGTTTTTAATTGATAATGGCGTTGATGAAGACAGAAAAGTTGTTGTCTGTGAGAGATTAAGTTATCCAGATGAAAATATTGTTGAGTCCACTTTAAAACAAATAGCTCAAAGTGAATTTACTTATATGTGCATTATGGTGATTTATTAGGACAATTTAGTCTTAAAAATCATTTTAAAAAACATTTATCATTTATTTTTAAGAATAAAACTTATATAATTCATATATCAATCTTTAATCGTTGATTTGACAAAAAAATTAACAAAAAAGATGATAATATGAATAAAAAAATAAACACCCTGTGTTTCATTTTCATATTTCTTTTTTTAATAGGCACTGTTTGTGCAGCAGATAGTGAAAATGAAACCAAACTAACCCAAACAAACCAAAACCAGGAATTAAGTACAACAACCAATACATTAGCTGTCAGCCAGGTAAAGCAAAAAGTCACACTGGATGCGCCTGATTTAAAAATGTATTATAAAGACGGAAGTAAATTCAAAGTAACAGTAAAAGACAAAAACAAAAAGCCCATAAAAAAATCAAAGGTCGAATTTAGTATAAACAACCAGAAATACACAAAAACAACCAATGACAAGGGAGTAGCTTATCTGGACATAAATCTGAAAAGTGGAACTTACAGCATTCTAACAAAGTTTGTAGGTACAAGCAAATACCAGGAGCAGTCTAAAAAAAGCACAATAACTATAAAAAGCACGATAAAATCCAGTAATTTCGAAAAATATTATACAAATACAGAACAATACAAAGCAACGTTTTACACAAAAAGTGGAGCCATGATGAAAAACACCGCAGTTAAATTTAAGCTGAACAATAAGCTATACACCCCTAAAACTAATTCATATGGTATTGCAAAGTTATCTGTAAGTCTAAAGCCTGGAAAGTACTCCATTTTAATAACCAATCCAAAAACACTGGAAAGTGTTACAAGAACCATTACTATAAAAACACTAATTGAAACAAAAGATTTGACATTTAATGAAAATACTGTTGGAAAATTTAATGTTAAGATCCTAAATAGTAATGGAAAAGCAGCAGCCAGTAAAAAAGTTACAATAACCTTAAATGGAAAGATATATTCAAAAATAACAAATAAAAACGGACTTGTGACTTTAAACATTAACCTAAAAGCTGGAACCTACCAGATAACAACTGCTTACTCAAATCTTAAGAATGTAAATAAAATTAAGATAAATCCTGTTAAAATATCTAGTTTTACCCATACAACAATAATTCCAAGTTATGTTAATGTTACAGTACCAATTGCATTTAACTATCCAGGATACACACTAAAGACAGGATTTAACGGTATAATAAAAATGCCTAAAAACGAGATATTTAATGTTCAAATCAAAGACAAAACATATACATTTTCAACTATAAAGTTTTCAGGAATTGATTCTATAGTGCTTGAGCCTAAAAATAGCTTTTTAATTCCATTTGATGGAACTGGCGTGCAAATCAATCCGGATAAATCAAAATTTACAAAAGACGGAATTATAATCACAAGAATCAATGATGCTACTCAAATCGAATATAAAAGTAAAACCAAACAAAATACTGAATTATTTGGATTTTATACAGGTAGAGGACTGCAGTTTAGTGAAACATTAACATATATGGAAAAGGATGTTAGAACTGCCAAAATCACATTTAAAGCCATGAGTTTTGATGAAACTGGTTTAAAATATAGTGTAGCAAAATTTTATGGAAAAACCATCTATGATTTTAATTATAAAAGCTATTATGAAATAACCGGAAATAATACTGACTCAATTAAATTTGCAAAAACTCAAACTCCTGTAACACTAAGCTATTTTGGTAATTCTATAGTAGGAGACATTCCAAAAGAAGATATAATGACAAAATTTGAGATTAATGGTGTTGAAGAGCTTGAAAAACAAGAAACAATAAGTTACGGTTTTGATGAAAACTATAGAGCAAATATGGGCTTTGAAGTTTTACAGACATACACCATAATCAATGAAAAGATAACCAAATATTTGTTAGAAAGCTGGATGTCTAAAAATGCAACCTACATTAATAGATTTGCGGTTATGGATATGTATGGAATGCATTTGGCATCACTTGAAACAGCATGGATTGCAGATGTTCTTGCAGATAAATCCTCAAATGAATTTGATGTTAATTGGAAAAGAGACAAAACATTGACAATAGTAGGTGGAATAAACTTAGAAGATACTTATTTGAATATCTTAAATTCTGATATGGGAATGACCGTAAGTGGAGATGAAAACAATTCAGCTTTATTTAGACTAATAAATTCCATTAATTTACCTAATATTGAAGAATATGTTCTTTTGAAAATAACTGAAAATGATGCTGATAAAATTCAAAATTCCCTTGATAACGTCTTTATGTCAATATTGGACAATAATTTCAGCATGGTACAAATAGATGATATGTTTTACATCTTTTCTGACAGTGATAAAAAATCTGCAATAATTTTGAATACAAGTAGTGGAATTGCAAGTGTAATTTTAGCCAGAAATTCCGTTTATAAAGGATCATCATCACCAACATCAAAAAATTACTGTGGTTTTTGTAATCTTGTTGAAGATACCATAAATGGAATTAAAAATACCATTTCAAAAATACAGGACCTCACTTCTAATAAAACACACCCACTATCAAGACTTTTGTATTATGCCACATCACTATTTTCAAAGGAGTTTAGTGGTCTTAAATCCTTAGGAATGAGCATGATTACAACTATGGCATTAATACAAACTACAGGAACTACATATAGAAACGAAATAGCCGAGAAAGAAGACTGGCATGAACTAATGGATAAAATAACCTTTACAAGACCAGGATATTTACAATCAAAAAAAGTCTACAATATTCCAAATAAAAATAGCGGATATGATTTTATTGAAGTGAAAATCAAAAGTGATATGAGCTTAGATAGGGAAAATGCGATATATATTAGTAATAAAAACACAAGACAATTAACCAAAGAAGAAACCTATGAGTATTTCAGCGAGGATTACTGGACACCATTCAGTATGCCTAAGAAATATTGGGATAAAAGTTGGAACGGGTGATGGAAATAAAAAATAAAATCATATTGGGACTAATTATTGTTGTGTTCCTTTTATTGGCCATTTATCCAAATAATTATCCTTTATGGGATTCATTATTTATCGTGTGTGCATTTTTAACAGGTATTAGAGCATTTTTAAGTGATGAACCTCAAAAACTAAAAAATTTACACATTGTAGTTAAAATTGGATTAATATTGGGAATATCAGTTGGAGTTTATGAAGCGTTAACTGTAGGACATTTCATTTATTCAACAGCAATATTATTGGTAAGCGAACTAATAGACACATTATTAGAAATAAAAAAAGAGATTTAAAAGTTAAAATAATAATTTATTTTAACTTATTTTATTTTTTAAAGTTGAATAGCTTCTTGGACAACTTCATCGTTGTCAGCATCATCATATAAGATGTGAGCTAATTTTAATAATTTTTCCTGACCTTTTACTTCATCTTTAAACAAAGGTACTTCAGCAATGTGTTGGTCCGGGAATTTTTGATCAATTAAAGCTAAACGTTTTTGTTGTAACTTGTGTCTTGAATGACAGAAATCACAATCAGCAATATCTGGCATTACTTGATTTACAACAACACTATCTACTGTAATGTCGTATTTTCCAAGAGCTTCCAATGCTCTTTCAGATTCGTAAATTGACATTTCTTCAGGAATAACAACCATTTTAAAGGTGGTTCTGTCAGGATCAGATAAAACTGCTTTTGCTTTATCAATTTCCTCTTTAGTTCTTTTTAAATCTTCTGAAGTTTGAGGATCATCAACAGCATCCATAAATGGCATTATTTTCTTTAAAGCGTTGGTTGCTCCACCTAATTTGGTTTTAAGCATCATCAATTTACCTACCCAAGAGTCCATTACTTCAGGGAAGGATAATAATCTTAATGTGTGACCTGTTGGTGCAGTATCAAATACTACAACATCATATTCATCAGAGTTCATTACAGCCATGAACATTTCAAAAGCTGCTGCTTCATCAGCACCAGGAGATGCAGAAGCCATATCTAATTGGTCAGATAAGAAATCCATACCTAATAATCCACCATCATTAGGATTTGCTGCTTTTTGAGCTTCCAATTGTGCTTGTTTTTGAGCCATTGCTTCATCAGGATCAATTTCAACAGCAAATAAATTAGTTTTAATTTCACGAGGATAACTGCCGATTGGAACTTCAAGAGAATCAGCTAATGAGTGTGCAGGGTCAGTAGACACAATTAATGTTTTTTTACCTTGTTCTGCTAACCATAATGCAGTTGCAGAAGAAACAGAAGTTTTTCCAACTCCTCCTTTACCACCAACGAAAATGAAAGTGGTTTTATCTTTATTAAACTTAAAATAATCTTTAAATGCCATATAAATTACCTCTTAATAAACTTACTTTTAGTAACTAAATGTTAATTTAATGTTTAATAGTATATAAATTTAGTCATTAATAAGTACTTAACCATCATATGGTTCCAAGGAAATCTTTGTAACAAACCAATTTATGTTTACTAGATAATTTTATCTAGTTTTAACTTCTTTTTTTAAAATTATTTTTCACCAACCATTTTCATAAAAATTGAAAGTACCATTTCAAATGAAATCGCCTTAAAATAATAATATAATATATAAATTAATAGTCACATATTATTTAATGTATAAATGATAAAAGTTGGTGAGAACATTAGTGAGATTCCAGAACTAAACTTCGAAAAAACAAAAAACGACATTGTTGACTTCATTAAAACCAAAGTATCCGAATCTAAAACAGACGGAATCATAATTGGTTTGAGTGGAGGAATTGATTCAACCCTTTCAGCATACCTTGCATGTGAAGCTGTTGGAAAAGAAAATGTTTATGGAGTAAGTTTGCCATCTACTACAACACCAACAGAAGATAAAATTCATGCTATCGAAATAGCTCAAAAATTAGGAATTAATCATAAGGAAATTGGTATTGACAGCATTTTAAATGAGTATATATCTGCAACTCAAATAAACGATGATGATTTAGCTATTGGAAACTTAAAAGCTAGAATCAGAATGTCAATTATCTATCATTATGCTAATCATAAAAATTACTTAGTTTGCGGAACCGGAAACAAAAGTGAAATTTTAATTGGTTATTTCACAAAGCATGGAGACGGTGCATGTGATATTGAACCGATTGGAGACTTATACAAAACTGACGTGTTTAAATTAAGTAAGTTTCTTGAAATCCCTCATGAGATTATTGAAAAACCACCTCGTGCAGGATTATGGAACGATCAGACTGATGAAAAAGAAATTGGTATGAGTTATGATTTACTTGACCAAATTCTTTATTTATACACTCAAAAAGATATGAAAAATACTGAAATAGCTGAAAAATTAAGCATTCCAGTAGATGACGTTGATATGATTATTAATAAAAAAATTAGGAGCGAACACAAAAGTAAAGTTCCTCAAAGCCCTAAAAAAACAATATTATAATGGTGATTTAGTGAGCGAAAATATTGAAAAGAAATGGCAGAAAAAATGGGCAGATGCAAAAATATTTGAATCAAACCCAGATGAAAGAGAAAAATTATACCTTACCGTTGCTTTTCCATACCCAAGTGGAGCAATGCATATAGGACACGGACGTACTTACACAGTACCTGATGTTTATGCAAGATTTAAAAGAATGGAAGGATATAATGTATTATTCCCAATGGCATGGCACGTAACCGGTGCTCCAGTTATTGGAATCGCAGACAGGATTAGAAGAAAAGACCCATGGACCCTTGATTTATACCACAGAGTTCACGGAGTTCCTAAAGAAAAATTACCAGAATTAGAAGACCCAGAATACATCGTAAAATACTTCTCAACTGAATATCACGAAGTAATGGAAGAAATGGGTTATTCAATCGACTGGAGAAGAGAATTCAGAACTACTGACCCAACCTACAGAAAATTCATCGAATGGCAAATTACCCAATTACATGAAAAAGGATTAGTTGAAAGAGGAGAACACCCTGTTAAATACTGTCCTAACTGTGACAACCCTGTAGGAGACCACGATTTACTTGAAGGTGAAGGAGTCGGAGTTAACGAATTAACTTTACTTAAATTCCCAATTGGAGACAAAATCCTTGTAACTGCAACCTTAAGACCTGAAACCATCGTTGGAGCAACAAACATCTGGTTAAATCCTGATGTTGAATACGTTTTAGTTAACGCTAACGGTGAAAACTGGGTTGTTACCAAAGAAGCTCACTACAATTTGCAAAATCAAATTAAAAACTTAGAAATCATATCTGAAATTGATCCTAACGATTTAATTGGAAAAATGGCAACAAATCCATTTACCGGTGCTGAATTGCCAGTTTTCCCAGCTAGTTTTGTAAGTGCATCATACGGAAGTGGAGTAGTATTTTCCGAACCTGCAGATGCACCAGCAGATTACATTGCTCTTCAAGACTTAAAAAACAATTCCGAATTAATAGCTAAATACAACTTAGAAGGAATTATTGAAAATGTAAATCCTATTCCTGTATGTACTCTTAAAGGATATGGAGAAATTCCAGCTGCAGACATTATTGAAAGACTTGGAATTACCGATCAAAACGATGAAAAATTACATGAAGCTACAAATGAGTTATACAAAGCTCAACACAGTAAAGGTAAAATCATCGATTCCATTCCTGACTTTGGAGGCATGAAAGTTCGTTTCGCACGTGAAGAGTTAAAAGAAAAATTAATCAACGACAATATGGCTACAATCATGTACGACTTTGCTGAAAGACCAGTAGTCTGCAGATGTGGTAACAACTGTGTTGTTAAAATCATGGACGACCAATGGTTCATGAAATACGGAAACGAAGAATGGACTGAAAAAACCTTAAAAGTTCTTGATGGCGAAACCGTTATTCCAAAAGAAATTAAAAACAATTTCGAATATTATCTCAACTGGTTAGACGATTGGGCATGTTCTAGAAAAGTAGGACTTGGAACAAAACTTCCATGGGACAACCAATGGTTAATTGAACCTTTAAGTGACTCTACAATTTACATGTCTTACTACACAATTGCTAAATACTTAAGAGACATGGATCCTGATGATTTAAACCTTGCTTTCTTTGATAAAGTTCTCTTAAACAAAGATTCAGGAGAAATCACCGTACCAAGTGAAAAAGTACAGGAAATTCAAGATGAATTCAACTACTGGTACCCACTTGACTGGAGATTATCTGCAAAAGACCTTGTTGGTAACCACTTAAGTTTCTTAATGTTCCACCACAGTGCTATTTATCCTGAAGAAAAATGGCCAAGAGGAACTGTAGTATTCGGTATGGGTCTTTTAGAAGGAAACAAAATGTCTTCCTCAAAAGGAAACGTAGTTTTACTTAAAGATGCAATCCGTGATTACAGTGCTGATGTTGTAAGACTCTTCTTAATGGCTTCTGCAGAACCATGGCAAGATTTCGATTGGAGAGAAAAAGAAGTTCTTGGAACCAAAAGAAGACTTGAATGGTTTAGAGAATTTGCAGCAAAAGTTGAAGAAGTAAAAGGTTCACCTTTAGACTTAAGCAACATTGAAGAAGTTGAATTAACAAGAACCATTGATTTATGGATGATTAGTCAACTTAATCAACACATTAAAAATGCAACTGAAGCATTAGAAATCTTCCAAACCAGACAAGCACTTCAAGATTCATTATTCTTACTTAAAAAAGATGTAGATCACTACTTATACAGAGTAAAACACATCATTGACAAACAAGACCCTGGAGTAATCTATGTATTATCCACTGTTCTTGAAGCTTGGATTAGACTTCTTGCACCATTTACTCCTCACACCTGTGAAGAATTATGGTCCACATACGGAGGAGTTGGATTTGCAAGTGAAGCAAGCTGGCCTGAATATGATGATGAGCTCGTAAGTGCTGAGATTGAAAAATCAGAAGATTTAGTAGAAAACATCATTAAAGATATTGCACACATCAAACAGATGGTTGGAGAAGATGTAGAAAAAGTCCACATTTACCTTGCACCAGAATGGAAATGGGAGTTATACAAAATAGCTGATGAAGTTGGAAAACCAGATATTGGACAAATCATGGGAAGAGCTATTGGCGCTAAACTCCACGACGATAAAAAAGAAATCGCAATGGTAGCTAAAAAAATAGGTAAAGAAATAACCAAGACAAGATACATCGGTAAAATCAATGAAGAAGAAATTTTATCTGATGCACTTGAATACATCAAAGAAGAATGTGGAAACGAAGTAATTATCCACGTAGATGATTCCTACGACCCACAAAACAAGGCTAAAAACGCTATGCCTTACAAACCTGCAATATTTATGGAATAATTTAATTATTCCTACTTTTTCTTTTTTTAATGTAGATACCCTACATGATTTATTAAAAAATAATACTAAACTTAAATTTAATGAAAAAAGCTATTGATAAAAATAAGACTAATTTTAAAAAAAGTAAAATAATTATAGCCAAAATTAATTAAAAGTGTAGCTATAATTTTCTTGCAAATACCATGTATCCGCTGTGACCAACCATACGTGTTTTTGGTCTTACACCTTGAGGTCTGACTTCAAGACCCCTTTCTAAAATTTCAATAATTTCAATATCGTAAAATCCTACTTTTTTAGCGATACGATAGGAAATTTCAGCTTGGTCAATATAAGGTGCATAAACAGCCAACCATCCTCCGACATTTAAAGAGTCCATAACATCTTCAAATATTTCAAAAGGCTTTGGCAAATCTAAAAAGACCAAATCGATTTTATCTTCATCGATTCCGTCCTTAATGTTTTTGTTTTTAACATGAATATTAGTAATTCCAAATCTTTCAATGTTTTTTTGAGCAACCTGTGCAAAGTCTTCTCTGATTTCGTAGGTAAATACATCACCATCAGGACCAACAACATTTCCAAAGTTAAGAGCAATAGCTCCAGCACCAGTACCTGCGTCAATTACACGTGATCCAGATCCTAGTCCAGTATGAGCTAATACTAACCCAATATCTTTTTTAAGAAGAATAGAACATCTTCTATCCATTATATCTATAAAGTCATTGATATTAGGTTTCATAATTTTAAATGTGTGGTCTAAATGACTTTTAACCTCTTCACCAATTTCTGCACTGTCCAATACTTCTGCAGAAACAATTCCCAAATCGCTTTGGAAATCTTCTCCAGGTTTTAAGACGTATTTTTTACCACGTTCATCTAAAATCATCTTCATTATTGTAACTCCGCTAATTTCTTAACTCTTTTTAATGAATCTGGGTGAGTAGATAACAATTCCATAATACCGTTTTTCTTTGAGATTGTGATTTCTGAGTTTGCAAGTCTTCTTAACTCTTCATCAGATATTTTTCCATCACCGTCAAAGTCAAGTTGTTGGAAATCATGAATATCATTAGCTGCATTACCAATATCATTTACAAAGAATGCTCTTCCTGAATTTACATCATCAATTGTTTCTTTACTGCAGTTTGAAGCACCGTAGGATAATTTATAAAGTGCAGATGCTAATGCTGCAGGACGGTTTCCAAATTCAACACTAGCTGCATCAGCATAGTATTCACGAGTTCTTGAGATGAATAAAACTAACAATTGACCTAATATGTAGAATACATAACCAAGAATACCGATTATGATTGCTGCACCATTATCATTGTCTCTTGAAAACATAAAAGATAGTGCAATGTAGTAACAAATCATTGGAATAACACTAACAGCAGCAGTAACAATCATATCATTGTGTTTGATATGACCCATTTCGTGACCAAGAACTGCTTTTAACTCATCTCTGTCAAGTAATCCTAAGATAGGGCGGGTAATTGCGATGTGTCCGCTTCTGCTTGATCTACCATATGCAAATGCATTTGGAATTGCAATTTCAGATAAACCTACTTCAGGTTTTGGAATTCCAGCTTCAGCAGCTAATTCTTGAACCATTTGATGAATGTGAGGTGCTTCAGCTTCAGACAGTGGTCTTACATGCATTGAACGTTTTACTAAACTTGGTCCAAACCAGTATTGTAAGAATACAATAATTAAGCTCACTCCACAGTATAATTTCCAACTAGCTATGCCCAAATATAATCCTACGAGCATAATAAGGAAATATACAATGGAAAACATTACAACAAATGTAAGAATCATTCTTAACTTAAGTTTCCATGTATTTTTCATATTAACACCTTAAATTATTTATAAACATATGTTTCAAAACTACTTTAAATATTATATTTAATTTAATA contains:
- a CDS encoding zinc metalloprotease HtpX, whose amino-acid sequence is MKNTWKLKLRMILTFVVMFSIVYFLIMLVGLYLGIASWKLYCGVSLIIVFLQYWFGPSLVKRSMHVRPLSEAEAPHIHQMVQELAAEAGIPKPEVGLSEIAIPNAFAYGRSSRSGHIAITRPILGLLDRDELKAVLGHEMGHIKHNDMIVTAAVSVIPMICYYIALSFMFSRDNDNGAAIIIGILGYVFYILGQLLVLFISRTREYYADAASVEFGNRPAALASALYKLSYGASNCSKETIDDVNSGRAFFVNDIGNAANDIHDFQQLDFDGDGKISDEELRRLANSEITISKKNGIMELLSTHPDSLKRVKKLAELQ